One segment of Theobroma cacao cultivar B97-61/B2 chromosome 9, Criollo_cocoa_genome_V2, whole genome shotgun sequence DNA contains the following:
- the LOC18588113 gene encoding 17.1 kDa class II heat shock protein: MDWRVMGFDPSVIDTLHELLDFPDDADKSQPHPSRAYIRDAKAMAATPADVKDCPNAYVVVIDMPGLKQDQLKVQVEEGNFLVVSGERKREKEKDQGVKFIKMERRLGKYLKKFQLPENADTEKISASYQDGVLTVTVEKKPPPEPKKPRTVEVQVS, translated from the coding sequence ATGGATTGGAGAGTCATGGGTTTTGATCCATCCGTCATTGACACCCTCCATGAGCTCCTGGACTTCCCTGACGATGCCGACAAGTCCCAACCTCATCCCTCTCGCGCCTACATCCGGGACGCGAAAGCAATGGCGGCGACACCAGCAGACGTGAAAGACTGCCCCAACGCATACGTGGTTGTGATTGACATGCCAGGGCTAAAACAAGACCAATTGAAGGTCCAAGTTGAAGAGGGCAACTTCCTGGTGGTGAGTGGAGAGAGGAAGAGGGAGAAGGAGAAGGATCAGGGCGTGAAGTTCATAAAGATGGAGAGGAGGCTGGGCAAGTATCTGAAGAAGTTTCAGCTCCCAGAAAATGCTGATACTGAAAAGATATCAGCTTCGTATCAAGACGGGGTCTTGACCGTAACTGTGGAGAAGAAGCCACCACCAGAGCCCAAGAAACCGAGGACCGTTGAAGTGCAAGTGAGTTGA